The following coding sequences are from one Nitrospirota bacterium window:
- a CDS encoding recombinase RecT translates to MMEQALEIVNQATGEVTTLVRNTQVVDITSEQIQLIKNILAPNATDDELQLFIYECKRRGVHPLDRLIYFVKRKGKDGEKDKITFQTSIDYLRMESENSGDYGGIDEAIYGTEIGGFPEWAKVTVYKFINGEKVGFTGTARWKEFYPGETLGFMWRKMPYHMMAKCAEALARRLAWPKKLQCLYTPEEMQQADAEPKLSITLPQRKSEGNGSRNPATADTDLKGNLRHLMAEIQHITSESEAEILKIHSAFDKEKDGKRSLYTLRT, encoded by the coding sequence ATGATGGAACAGGCACTTGAGATAGTAAATCAGGCAACAGGAGAAGTAACAACTTTAGTTAGGAATACGCAGGTGGTTGATATAACATCTGAACAGATACAGCTCATCAAGAATATCCTTGCTCCTAACGCAACGGATGATGAGTTGCAATTATTTATTTATGAATGTAAAAGGCGTGGTGTTCATCCCTTGGATCGGCTTATCTACTTTGTGAAAAGGAAGGGCAAGGATGGCGAGAAGGATAAGATAACATTCCAAACAAGTATTGATTACCTGCGTATGGAGTCTGAAAATTCAGGAGATTATGGAGGGATTGACGAGGCTATATATGGTACAGAAATAGGGGGATTCCCTGAATGGGCAAAGGTTACAGTCTATAAATTCATTAATGGGGAGAAGGTAGGGTTTACCGGAACTGCACGTTGGAAAGAGTTTTATCCAGGGGAAACGTTAGGTTTCATGTGGCGAAAAATGCCCTATCACATGATGGCGAAATGTGCGGAAGCACTTGCCAGACGTTTGGCATGGCCAAAAAAACTTCAATGCTTATACACCCCAGAGGAAATGCAGCAAGCAGACGCTGAACCCAAACTCTCTATCACACTGCCACAACGTAAATCAGAGGGCAACGGTAGCCGCAACCCTGCCACTGCTGACACTGACCTTAAAGGAAATCTCCGCCATCTCATGGCGGAGATTCAGCACATCACATCAGAGTCAGAGGCAGAAATACTTAAAATACATTCTGCATTTGATAAGGAAAAGGATGGAAAAAGGAGTCTGTATACGCTAAGGACATAG